GCGGCGGGGCTTTTCTCCCCCTGCTCGACGTTGGTGTTCACGGGatctggcgtgggtggcggcgcactacaagaaatatgtcaacttatgaccttctgtcagtgaccctcgaagaattggtcatagatttatgatcattttagaccaattggtcaaaagctgtctggggggctctaaaccctaaaccataacgaccattttggtcagaaaggtcataatttcatgtagtggtggtcacaagttgacatatttcttgtaatgGCGGGACGGCAGACGTTGGCAGCGGGGTCGTGGACATCGAGATCCGGCGTGGAGGGCTGCGTGGTTGGATCTCCTGCGGCGGCGACGGCTCTGCTTCTGGGAGTCGTCGGCTGCAGGCTGTCGGGGCGCCGGCGACAGGGCTTCCTCTGCTACTCTAAGGAGCTGGCCACCTTGGGTGTTGGCCTTTGTGGCTGGGTGGCCGGTGCTCGCCTCACCATGACCTAAGGTCTCTCATGTGCTTGTCTGCTGCGGCCAAGATCCGTTGCCCAGCGGGGCTCTCAGGCCCGATTCCTGTCCAGTGCTTGGGCTAGGTGGTGGCAGTTGAGCGGGACTGGTGGTCGTGGCAAGGCCATGGACGCCAACCTCTCCACGGTGGTGAGTCCATCGTTAGATTTCTTCCCGAGTTTGACCTCTTGGCTGACGGATGGGAGGCGCTGAAGGGGGTTGGGGTGCGTCTTCTCTATCGGACATTACCATGTCGGCCGGCGGCGTGCAAGATGTGTGCTTAATGGTAGGTTCTTATGGACGCCGAGGCGGCAGCCTCGGGTGGTGGACCGCCAGTTCGGGTTTCAGCAGGCGGCTTGGCGGCGGTGATGGCTGCATCTTTTGGTCGTGTGGGCGACAACGGATGCGGCTTTGGGTGACCCTGGTCTCGGCGGTGCATCGGCAGTGTTGGTTCCCAGATCGTGCTCTGGAGGTTTGTTTGGTGGCGGCATGTCTTCCCTTGGGTTGGACAGGGGCTCAAGATTCCTCGGTGTGGCGAGGTTGAGAGAATTCGGGCGAAAGCCTTGTGCTTTGGCATTGGCGACGATGATGCTCGTGGGCATCACATCCCTCTTGGGGGCGTCGTTGAGGGTCCTCCCACCGAGCCAGGGCTTCGGGTGAAAACCCTTGACCGGTCTTTCGGTCTCGACGGCGGCGGCATGGTGTGTCGTCTCCCTCTTGAGGGTGTTGTCGTGCAATCCAGGTTACTTCTAGTGCACCATGTTGTCATTGGCTAACGTGCTAGATCCTGTCTTGGAGCTACCTCGACTCTAGTGTAGACGGATTCACTTACCTCCTATCTTTTACCGCACGCGTATTTTGCGCGTCCGCTGGAGCGTCTGGAACAACTGcgcgcaaaaaaataaaaaaaattccagcGCGGCGCTAATATCACGTGCCTGATGGAGATGCTCTAAGCGTGAGGTGTTTTCCCACTAAAATTTTCATCTttacacccgcaaaaaaaaaatctcATCTTTACCCCCAAAACCCCTGCTATAAATCTCCCTCTTGTGTGAGAAGTACTCCTGTATAAGTCACCCTCGCTACCCCACTGAACCCACCACCCATCCGTCGGTGAGAAAGAACCCACCAAATTCCCACGGGATTCTCCTGGAGAGCGCCGGCACCATGGAGTCGTCACGCGGCACCATCATCCCCGGCACGCCGCCGCTGCCCTCCTCCTTAACCGACGTCAATGGCCAGGAGGGCAGGCGGACCAGGACCAGCGGCGGCGTGAGGTGGCACGCGTGGGCCGCCGTGCTGGCCGTGGTGGCGCTCGTCGTCGCCGCCGTGGTCTTTGGGGCCAGCAGGGTCCACCCGGACGCGGTGGCGTCCACCTCCGTGCGGGCTATGGCAGAACACGGCGTGTCGGAGAAGACGTCCGGGGCATACTCCGCCAGCGGCGGCTTCCCGTGGAGCAGCGCGATGCTGCAGTGGCAGCGCACCGGCTTCCATTTCCAGCCGGACAAGAACTACATGAACGGTACGTACTGACCGAGTTCATCCGTGCGATTAGATTTTCAGATTCAGATTCCGTTTAATTTTCTCCGGCGTGGTTTGATCCAGAAACTGACCTCCCTGCCTTATTTGCTTCCTGTTTGCTCGCCGGCGGTGGCATTCTCCGGCGACATCCATCCGTGCAGATCCCAACGGTTAGTATTAAACTATTACTACGCTCCACCTAACGAATCCTCTCAATCGGGTATTCCTATTCAGAAGTTTTGTGACCTGTGCGGAATATAATTGCACCACCACGAACAGTATTTTTTTTAAAGTTGAAAaatcaacaaattctgaattttttatgaaCGTTGATAAATTTTTACCTGCGCAACAATTTCGTGGTGCATTTTCTTTTGTCAGGCCTCCATAAATGTCATTTCATCATGAAAATTTTCACATAGGTAAAACATTCATCGATGTTTATTACAAAAAAATCAGTTTTTtgttgttctttttattttttggatTCTAATGTTCACCCGGgtggaaggggagccttggcgcagtggtaaagctgctgccttgtgaccatgaggtcatgggttcaagtcctggaaacagcctcttatagaaatgtagggaaaggctgcgtactatagacccaaagtggtcggacccttccctggaccctgcgcaagcgggagctacatgcaccaggttgcccttttttttaatGTTCACCCGGGTGCATATAACCTCGGGATTAGAAGAGCACTTTCTCTGAGATGCATTGTCCACTGCAGGTCCGGTGTACTATAGAGGATGGTACCATTTATTCTACCAACACAACCCCGGAGGCACTTGGTGGGGCAACATCTCATGGGGGCACGCCGTGTCGCGCGACATGGTCCACTGGCGCCACCTACCGCTTGCCATGGTGCCTGACCACTGGTATGATATCAAGGGCGTCTGCACCGGATCCATCACCGTGCTCCCCAATGGCAGGGTCATCGTGCTCTACACGGGGTACACCGAGACGTTTGCACAGGTGACCTGCCTCGCGGAGGCCGCCGACCCGAGCGATCCCCTCCTCCGCGAGTGGGTGAAGCACCATGCCAACCCCGTCGTGTACCCGCCCCCTGGCATCGGCATGAAGGACTACCGTGACCCAACCACGGCGTGGTTCGACAACTCCGACAACACGTGGCGCATCATCATTGGCTCCAAGAATGACACGGACCACTCCGGCATCGTCTTCACGTACAAGACCAAGGACTTCGTCAGCTACGAGCTGATACCGGGATACTTGTACCGTGGCCCCGCCGGCACCGGCATGTACGAGTGCATCGACATGTTTGTCGTCGGCGGTGGCCGCAAGGCCAGCGACATGTACAATTCGACGGCCAAGGACGTGTTGTACGTGCTCAAGGAGAGCAGCGACGACGACCGCCGCGACTATTACGCGCTCGGGAGGTTCGACGCAGCGGCCAACACATGGACGCCGATCGACACCGAGCGGGAACTCGGCGTCTCGCTGCGGTACGACTATGGCAGGTACGACGCGTCCAAGTCCTTCTACGACCCCGTGAAGAATCGGCGGATCGTCTGGGGGTACGTCGTCGAGACCGACTcctcgagcgccgacgccgccaagGGGTGGGCCAACCTCCAGGTAACCATCATCGTCATCAACATGACTGTTTTACCTTACACTTATTAACATCTGTCATCATTGCTACTCTTAGACTTAACTAGATTGAATTATTGAACCAAACTGGATTAATGTTGTGTGTTGTGCGTGCAGTCGATTCCGAGAACGGTGGAGCTTGACGAGAAGACCCGGATGAACCTCATCCAATGGCCAGTGGAGGAGCTCGATACCCTCCGCATCAACACCACCGATCTCAGCGGCATCACTGTCGGTGCCGGATCCTTCGTCTCCCTCCCCCTCCACCAGACCTCCCAACTCGACATCGAGGCATCCTTCCGCATCAACACCTCCGCCATTGAGGCCCTCAATAACGTCGACGTCGGCTACAACTGCACCATGACAAGCGGCGCTGCCACCCGCGGCGCACTTGGCCCCTTCGGCATTCTCGTCCTCGCCAACGTCGCCCTGACAGAACAGACGGCGGTGTACTTTTATGTGTCCAAGGGCCTCGACGGCGGTCTTCGGACCCATTTCTGCCACGATGAGTTGCGGTCAACACATGCCACCGATGTGGCGAAGGAGGTGGTGGGTAGCACGGTGCTGGTGCTCGACGGCGAGGATTTTTCCGTTAGAGTGCTCGTGGACCACTCCATCATGCAAAGCTTCGTGATGGGCGGGAGGTTGACGGTGACGTCGAGGGCCTACCCGACGGAGGCCATTTACGCAGCGGTGGTCTACCTGTTCAACAATGCCACCAGCGCCAGCGTCACAGCGGAGAAGCTCGTCGTGCACGACATGGACTCGTCGTACAACAAGATATTCACGGACGACGACTCGCTAGTCCTCGATTAGACTGATCACCTACAACAAGTTATGGAGTTTTTGCTCGGTCGGTGGCTTCCTTATCTCTTGGACAGATAGCGGTGGAGTACCAGCTACTCTACGTATCATCTTGATTTATGTTCCTTGTTCTAGTTTTGGTTTTAGTAAGATGAATTAGATGATGTTGGTCACATGCAAATCAATTACGGGTAAATTAAAAGGACATGGATGCCTGCCACCAAATATAAGTGACTACTTCAAGAGTTCAAGTTCAAGTTCTCTCATTTCTTATTCATTTATATGCAACCTTTGTATTTGGTATTTTTAGGGAAAGCAAACATGgtgtatctataccaatataaaaaaacCTAAAAGGAGAGATCCAACAAATCCCGGCAGTCAAATCAGGTCAATCCAACGACTCAGGCTGCTATAATAGTGAGCGCGCAACATGTTTAATGTGCAATTAATATCATACTAAATATCCAAACAATGCTAATCATTATTAATACACAAATAATATTCTATCTACTATTTACGTGTATCTATCTACactaatataaaaagacccaacggTGCAGATCCAACAAATCCAGGTAGTCAAGTCAGGTCAATCCAACGACTCAGGCTGCTATGATGgtgagcgctcaacatgtttagtgtgcagttaatatcataccaaatatcaACACCAATGCTAATCACATAATTAATATGTGAATAATAGCCTACCTAATATTTACATGTAATTAATATATTACCTAAtatcaacgtgcattgcacgtacacatttacTAGTTAAATATGTCCTGGTGCGTACACATTTACTAGTTAAATCTGTCCTGGTGTTCCCATGTAGAGTAAAATCGGGATTCTACAAGCATGTCTTTTGAACGTTTATAGATAGGAATGCGAGCATGGGAGCACCAGAATGTATCCGTTGCCGCATCataacaaataaaaataaaaatccatGTGACAAAATGTACCGACAACCACTGAAAAGGTACTGAAGACACCCTTTTACGTACCTGATGTAATCAAAGTACAGTTGGGTGGCTCCCATAACTCAATATCTTACCTTGTGAATTCCCAAAAGAAAATACTTAAGAAATGAATTTTTTGTGGACGCGCATTATCTTCACAGGGagcaaattgcaaaaaaaaaacaccACATTTTAAGTTCATGTTTAGATTTGCCACCACATTTATTTGGGCGCCCCAAAAATCAATCGATTTCCTTGCTAATTTTCTGAATAAACACCGATGGTTCATTTGGGGCGAATTAATTCAATTTCTGACATACCGGGCCCACTGATCAGGTCCACATGACACTAAATGGTCAACATTGTTTGTTTTCACTATTAAAACAAATAACCATGCATCCATTATGTTCCACCTCCTGTCGCTTATGGCCGACGCCGCCCCTCTCTCCCGCGCCACCCCGCATCCTCTCTCCCATCGACCACTACACCTTCCTCCATCTCTCCTCCCTCCCGGTGCGGGCGAGATCAACAGCATTGCATCCCGTCACGCGCCGCCCCACACTAGATCGGGTGGATCCCTGACGCGACTCCTTCCCCTGTCATGCCTTGACGAGCTCCATCCCAACCTCTGGCGTGCGACGAGACTGATGAATGGGACGACGCACGGCGAGCGACCGGAGCACCACGTGGTGGCTACGCATGAGGAACACGAGCAAGTCCTCGTTAGCGCGTGTCGTCAGCGCCACGCGCCACTAGCATGGACACGGCATGCTGCCGACACCGGAGCCCATGACCACGTCGAAGAAGCTCGCCAGCCACGCCATGGGGTTGGCGAGGGCCACGGCTCGGCCATCGCGCACACCGCCATTGCCAGCTCACGCCACCGTGTCGGCCTTCTCTAGCCAGGAAAGATTGCGCCACCGGCCGCCTCGCCTCCTCCTTCTTCTGGTGTCGACCCTGGCAACCCAGTTGATCTGCAGACCATCACCTCTGCGCCCTCTCATCCATCCCTGCGCATTCATGCGAGGTGTTTGTTGGTATGGCCCCAGGGAGGACAAGAAGGTTTGAGAGAGATGACgatgctgacaggtgggccctccgTTCAACTTAACGGTCAACAAGCGGTGTCGACCATTTAGTGCCATGTGGACCTGATAAGTGGGTCCGGTATGTTAGAAATTGAATTAATTTGTCCCAAATCGATCATCAGTGTTTATTGAGAAAATTAGCAAGAAAATCGGTAGATTTTTGGGACACCCAAGAAATGAGGTGGCAAATCCGAACAAAAACTTGAAATGTGGttgttttctgcaatttactcttTCACATGTCAATTTGTGTGTGAAGAGTGTGGTCACTTGATGCCATAATAACGAGGTCAAGCTACAGATACCCCTGTCGTCCATGGAGCCATCGTCCAGGGAGGGTCTCCAGCACAATCATGCAGACGCAGATGTCTCCGCAACCAATACCAATGCGGTAGACAATCAAATCAACCGGTCGTCTTATATTATATtccatctataccaatataaaaagatccaAATGGGCAGATCCAACAAATCCAGATGGTCAAATCAAGTCAATTCTACCTAATATTTACGTGTAATTAATATATTACCTAATATCAACGTGCATTGCACCTACACATTTACTAGTTTTAGAAGGAAAACACATTAGGAATCTACCCTGGTGTTTCCATGTAGAGTAAAATCGGGATTCTAGAAGCATGTATTTTGAACATTCATAGATAGAAATGCGAGCATGAGAGCACCTGAATGTATCCGTTGCCGCATCATAACAAATGAAAATAAAAATCGGGACAAAATCTACCGGTAACCACCGAAAAGGTACTGCAGACACCCTTTTACGTACCTCGCGCAATCAAAGTACAGTTGGGTGGCTCCCATAACTAAATGTCTTACCTCGTGAATTCCGAAAAGAAAATACTTAACAAATGATTTTTTGTGGACGCGCATTGCCTTCACATGGACCAAATTGCAAAAGACCACCACATTTTAAGTTCATGTTTAGATCTGCCACCACATTTCTTCGGCGTCCCAAAAATCAATTGATTTCCTTACTAATTTTCTCAATAAACACCGATGATTCATTTGGGACGAATTAATTCAATTTCTAACATACCGGGCCCACTGATCAGGTCCACATGACACTAAATGGTCAGCACGGTTTGCCTTGACTGTTAAAACAAATCACCATGCATCCATTATGCTCCACCTCCTCTCGCTTATGGCCGGTGCCGCCCCTCTCTTCCGCGCCATCCCGCATCCTCTCTCCCATCGACCCCTCCACCTTCCTCCATCTCTCCTCCCTCCCGGTGCGGGCGAGATCAACAACACTGCACCCAGTCGCACGCCGCCCCACACTGGATCGGGTGGATCCGTGACGCAGCTCCTCCCCCTGTCATGCCTCGACGAGCTCCATCCCCACCTCTAGCGTGCGACGAGCCTGATAAATGGAATGACACAAGACGAGCGACCGGAGCACCACGCGGATCGGAGGCTACGCATGAGAAACACGAGCACGTTCTCATCAGCACGCGTCATTGACGCCTCGCGCCACCAGCATGGACACGGCATGCCGCGGACACCAGAGCCCATGACCACGTCAAAGAAGCTCGCCGGCCACGGCTCGGCCATAGCGCACACCGCCGTAGCCGGCTCATGCCACCACGTCGGCCTTCTCTAGCCAGGGAATATTGCGCTATCGGCCGCCTCGCCTCCTCCTTCTGGTGTTGACCTCGGCAACCCAGTTGATCTGCAGACCATCACCTCTGCACCCTCTCATCCATCCCTGCGCATGCATGCGAGGTGTTTGTTGGAGTGCCCCCAAGGACGATAATAAGGTTTGAGAGAGATGACaatgctgacaggtgggcccttcgTTTAACCTAACGGCCGACAAGCGATGTTGACCATTTAGTGCCATGTGGACCAGATCAGTGGGTCTGGTATGTCAGAAATTGAATTTGTCCCAAATCAATCATCAGTGTTTATTGAAAAAATTAGCAAGAAAATCGATAGATTTTTTGGACACCCAAGAAATGTGGTGGCAAATCCAAACAAGAACTTGAAATGtggttgttgtttttttttgcaatttactcttTCACATGTCAATTTGTGTATGAAGAGTGTGGTCACTCGATGCCATAATATCGAGGTCAAGCTACAGATACCCCTGTCGTCCACGGAGCCATCGTCCAGGGAAGGTCTCCAGCTCAATCATGAAGATGGATGTCTTCGCTACTAATACCAATGCGGTAGACAAGAAAATCAACCGGCATAAAAAAACCTAAACAGGCAGATCCAACAAATCCCGGTTGTGAAATCAGGTTAATCCAACGACTTAGGCTGCTATAATGGTGAGCGCTCAACATATTTAGGGCACAGTTAATATCATACAAAAAATAAAAACCAATGCTAATCACATAATTAAAACGTAAATAATATCCTGCCTAATATTTACgtgtatctataccaatataaaaagacccaaaggggcataTTCAACAAATCCTGATCGTCAAACCAGGTCAATCCAACGACTCAGGCTGCTATAATGATGAGCCCTCAACATGTTCAGTGTGCagttaatatcataccaaatattagCACGAATGCTAATCAGATAATTaatacgcaaataatatcctacctaAGATTACATGTAATAAATATATTACCTAATATCAACGTGCATTGCATGTACGCATTTACTAGTTTTAGAAGGGAAACACATTGAGAATCTATCCTGGTGTTTCCATGTAGAGTAAAATCAGGATTCTAGAAGCATGTCTTTTAAACGCTCATACATAGAAATGTGAGGATGGGAGCACCTGAATGTATCCGTTGTCGCATCATAACATATAAAAATAAAAATCTGTGTGACAAAATCTACCGGCAACCATCGGAAAAGGTACTGCCGACACCCTTTTACGTACCTAACGTAATCAAAGTACAGTTGCGTGTCTCCCATAACTAAATGTCTTACCTCGTGTATTCCGAAAAGAAAATACTTAACAAATGAATTTTTAGTGGACGCGCATTGTCTTCATAGGGACCAAATTGCAAAAAAACGCCACATTTTAAGTTCATGTTTAGATTTGCAACCACATTTCTTGGGCGCCCCAAGAACCAATCGATTTCCTTGCTAATTTTCTCAATAAACACCGATGATTCATTTGGGGCGAATTAATTCAATTTCTGACATACCGGACCcacttattgaaggaaatatgccctagaggcaataataaagttattatttatttccttatatcatgataaatgtttattattcatgctagaattgtattaatcggaaacataatatatgtgtgaatacatagacaaacagattgtcactagtatgcctctacttgactagctcgttaatcgaagatgattatatttcctaaccatgaacaaaagagttgttatttgattaacgggatcacatcattagaagaatgatgtgattgacataacccattccattagcttagcacccgatcgtttagtatgttgctattactttattcatgacttatacatgtttctatgactatgaaattatgcaactcccgtttgccggaggaacactttgtgtgctaccaatcgtcacaacataactgggtgattataaaggagctctacaggtgtctccaaaggtacatattgggttggcgtatttcgagattagaatttgtcactccgattgtcggagaggtatctctgggccctctcggtaatgcacatcacataagccttgcaagcattgcaactaatgagttagttgtgagatgatgtattacggaacgagtaaagagacttgccggtaactagattgaactaggtattaagataccgacgatcgaatctcgggcaagtaacataccgatgacaaagggaacaacgtatgttgttatgcggtctgaccgataaagatcttcgtagaatatgtgggggccaatatgagcatccaggttccgctattggttattgactggagacgtgtctcggtcatgtctacattgttctcgaacccgtagggtccgcacgcttaaggtttcgatgacagttagattatgagtttatgagttttgatgtaccgaagttagttcggagtcccggatgtgatcacggacatgacgaggagtctcgaaatggtcgagacataaagattgatatattggacggctatattcggacacaggaagtgttccgggtgatttcagagaaaaccggagagccggagggttaccggaccccccgggagaagtaatgggccatatgggccttagtggagagagagaggggcagccaaaggtgggccgcgcgcctcctcccccctggtccgaattggactaggagaggggggacggcgcccccctttccttctccctccccacttctttccccctcctagtaggagtcctactcctactaggaggaggactcctccttggcgcgccatagaggccggccggcctcctccccttgatcctttatatacgggggcaaggggcaccccttgacacacaagttgatccacgtgatcatattcttagccgtgtgcggtgcccccttccaccatagtccttgataatattgtagcggtgcttaggcgaagccctgcgacagtagaacatcaagatcgtcaccacaccgtcgtgctgacggaactcttccccgacactttgctggattggagtccggggatcgtcatcgagctgaacgtgtgctagaactcggaggtgccgtagtttctgtacttgatcggtcgggccgtggagacgtacgactacatcaaccaagttaacgcttccgttgtcgatctacaagggtacgtagatcacactctccccctctcgttgctatgcatcaccatgatcttgcgtgtgcgtaggatttttttttgaaattactacgaaacccaacacttatCAGGTCCAAAGGACACTATTTGGTCAACACAGTTTGTTTTGATTGTtaaaacaaaacaccaagcatccaTTATGCTCCACCTCCTCTCGCTTATGGCCGGCACCGCCCTCTCTCCCGCGCCATCCCGCATCCTCTCTCCCGTCGACCCCTCCACCTTCCTCCATCTCTCCTCCCTCCCGGTGCGGGCGAGATCAGCAACACGGCATCCCGTCACGCGCCGTCCCACACTAGATCGGGTGGATCCGTGACGCGGCTCCTCCCCCTGTCATGCCTCGCCGAGCTCCATCCTCACCTCTGGCATGCGACGAGCCTGATAAATGGGACAATGCGGGACGAGCGACCGGAGCACCACGCAGAGGCTACGCATGAGGAACACGAGCACGTCCTCGTCGGAGCCCGCCGTCGGCGCTGCGCGCCACCAGCATGGACACGGCATGCCGTTGACACTGGAGCCCATGACCACGTCGACGAAGCTCGCCAGCCATGCCATGGGGTTCCCAATGGCCAGGGCTCGGCCATAGCGCACACTGCCATAGCCGGCTCACGCCAGGGAAGATTGCGCCACCGGCCGCCTCGCCTCTTACTTCTTTTGGTGTCGACCTCGGTAGCCCAGTTGATCTACAGACCATCACCTATGCGCCCTCTCATCCATCCCTACGCATGCACGCGAGGTGTTTATTGGAATGCCCCCAAGGAGGATAAGAAGGGTTGAGAGAGATGACGATGCTGATAGGTGGGCCCTTCGTTTAACTTAGCGGTCAACAAGCGGTGTTGACCATTTAGTGCCATGTGGACCTGATCAGTGGGTCCGGTATGCCATAAATTGAATTAGTTTGTCCCAAATCAATCTTCAGTTTTTATTAAGAAAATTAGCAAGAAAATCGGTAGATTTTTGGGACACCCAAGAAATGCGGTGGCAAATCCAAACAAGGACTTGAAATGTGGTTGTATTTTGCAAGTGGTCACTTGATGCCATAATACCGAGGTCAGGCTACAGATACCCCTGTCGTCCATGGAGCCATCGTCCAGGGAGGGTCTCCAGCTCAATCATGCATACGCAGATGTCCCCGCTACCAATACCAATGCAGTAGACAAGCAAATCATGCGGCCGCCTTATATATNNNNNNNNNNNNNNNNNNNNNNNNNNNNNNNNNNNNNNNNNNNNNNNNNNNNNNNNNNNNNNNNNNNNNNNNNNNNNNNNNNNNNNNNNNNNNNNNNNNNNNNNNNNNNNNNNNNNNNNNNNNNNNNNNNNNNNNNNNNNNNNNNNNNNNNNNNNNNNNNNNNNNNNNNNNNNNNNNNNNNNNNNNNNNNNNNNNN
This portion of the Triticum dicoccoides isolate Atlit2015 ecotype Zavitan chromosome 7A, WEW_v2.0, whole genome shotgun sequence genome encodes:
- the LOC119334556 gene encoding sucrose:sucrose 1-fructosyltransferase-like, whose protein sequence is MESSRGTIIPGTPPLPSSLTDVNGQEGRRTRTSGGVRWHAWAAVLAVVALVVAAVVFGASRVHPDAVASTSVRAMAEHGVSEKTSGAYSASGGFPWSSAMLQWQRTGFHFQPDKNYMNDPNGPVYYRGWYHLFYQHNPGGTWWGNISWGHAVSRDMVHWRHLPLAMVPDHWYDIKGVCTGSITVLPNGRVIVLYTGYTETFAQVTCLAEAADPSDPLLREWVKHHANPVVYPPPGIGMKDYRDPTTAWFDNSDNTWRIIIGSKNDTDHSGIVFTYKTKDFVSYELIPGYLYRGPAGTGMYECIDMFVVGGGRKASDMYNSTAKDVLYVLKESSDDDRRDYYALGRFDAAANTWTPIDTERELGVSLRYDYGRYDASKSFYDPVKNRRIVWGYVVETDSSSADAAKGWANLQSIPRTVELDEKTRMNLIQWPVEELDTLRINTTDLSGITVGAGSFVSLPLHQTSQLDIEASFRINTSAIEALNNVDVGYNCTMTSGAATRGALGPFGILVLANVALTEQTAVYFYVSKGLDGGLRTHFCHDELRSTHATDVAKEVVGSTVLVLDGEDFSVRVLVDHSIMQSFVMGGRLTVTSRAYPTEAIYAAVVYLFNNATSASVTAEKLVVHDMDSSYNKIFTDDDSLVLD